A portion of the Phyllopteryx taeniolatus isolate TA_2022b chromosome 15, UOR_Ptae_1.2, whole genome shotgun sequence genome contains these proteins:
- the prrc2b gene encoding protein PRRC2B isoform X1, which yields MSDRLGQITKSKDGKSKYSSLSLFDKYKGKSIEAQKNSAVPRHGLQSLGKVAAARRMPPPAHLPSLKSENKGNDPNVIIVPKDGTGWANKPEQPDQKSSVASIPQLPESQLQLASQKSVSNLQKPPPVANQENTNTGGPKQWAQLNGKAVEQDGSRALNRLQPFSHEEFPTLKAAGEQDKAGKERSGYDPSYGPGPSLRPQNVTSWREGGGRNLQPSSLTLGLPAADPEGKLTALGETGTPPPMSHPSSVTSTASSSVVVTAAVVAQPPSVDTKEPSLRPAQPLRRTAVPSALQHQLHHTSNAVYHDMLPAFMCSKETRETSGTDHITATVAAPARFDSKPTFRQTYSKPELVNGDIRRENRFVRAPPRLSSQPIRRPGDRSQRPAIINPEDLKDLDDLDNDCEDGWAGLHEEVDYSEKLKFSDDEDEHSASDKNKIWPEWERENRRDCPSSLSSGECPEESYSYHHQEPPRKTSSRYLSADTQSVKNHSEPAIDPEDHQRQSQPPARAKFASPELSEAVERARRRREEEERRAREERLAACAEKLKKLDEKFGKTDRQALRTEEGLKDGECKEAPLSPNRDHIKAHHDNCQYNAKDECSSDNSPSPSFREELSFPAYRSSEDDAQDPSSPSGDYGGRQPSKPVPPRFQKQPQQHQQQEQVYKMQHWQQPGHQASSGSNHTQRGYYPPHVLGFDPRWMMMPPFMDPRVSQGRSPVDYYPGPVHSSGMMKPLMHQDRLNSPSSDEGHPNLHQERRPPSTEPYPVWSQDGYPMRSFTPPYQRQHENQDNSQLDDRSGLSSSQQGTYEERACDGGTHAQEDHLHHHSFQSRALDRDHHNQGLLTGAQIHTQHHADKEYPKQDSRDRHLKDSPDSNNESFDASKDNWKRDGRINAQSQWSDSNTVLSQPSETTGRTLTRRTGPIKKPVLKALKVEDKENEKPKPEPEEKPVPYRLEKEVLTNVYDLKKDNQPVSNRHSGSPVVEKQPEERQRQSPAPSKVERPPVINQSEESPRESVWDTNKFQPQRDVQENTEPQAPRRNNWIFIDEEQAFGGVRGSGRGRSRGFRDYNSRGGGRGVRGAYNNSAGQAQRTGRGRALPRELKVEEFQRGKPRRRNVSETLSETSEYEELPKRRRQKGSENGEGYSESVEARKADQESWRSNKVYTEDQAAADFREKAKVSRGFVGRMLPPRLNTGNYTRSYGASREMSTWRGRGPQFGSSGGSLQENGYAPGADMGFSRKPPAERESLKYHTKFTGSFVENGSEEREGEYYFDPDNPDRQALRRRRPPRQDKPPRFRRLQQEREPGSNQWTSDEYINGDLANPWPCRPKGSGEDNWPSGPYTGGRSGQHPQTEEWETASDNSDFSDWREKRGGSGGAPTQGHADVLSDSCHGEVGSIEKRELSKRSFSSQRPLIERQNRKGESSLLETSKMTRAPDNPQSAPSNRNDTWQNGGTSCKSRSPEESGPIYIIDQSEERERNESTGKNFDKPGPIKPDIVEPLPQYELRAYPIEEDAGGPVSNPDAYQDTLSKKQRRPQEDDRRRKDQGVAVPVKNRSVASKIPPRFAKKQGGMSIEQPEDTLSSSNLGTEIWETNSSALSVQSSGGDSWTKQMSYTGSEPNSEDSDAGPEQSKEQHKPGPIGNERSLKHRKGSEAVDRLEGGPITPVNGVDLHVDTVLPVPPIEFGVSAKDSDFSLPPGSTPVPVSNPVNKLQDPLTVNTIPMLRSNHLQPSINLNPLSFPSTDLTLKMESARKAWENSQSLPEQGSPSGGTSGVPPTCSVGSSSGVSYSTFGGVSMPPMPVASVAPSMSMQGNHIPPLYLDGHVFPSQPRLVPPTMTQQQTYQQAAAQQIPISLHTSLQAQLGLRGGLPVSQSQEMFNSIPPYRSQVYMHPNLSQPSPMVLSGGAPLKGPYSPFPGMQPSDMVKSSSGSHYQPMNGSQQLVYDSQLNQGPSIGSSQLMDSQLIQVTMPLPASQLRYGSAQQHLILPQSIQLQQSQNLSVGGPRRMIPPGSQPVMPGSREGSQLEMKGFQFSDKPSHSPGMPGGSYRPGSASPSGKPSGPGGPVGPLPPHHYTQQVSPAQGGLVMHMRPTTSGPFPSPIQRPVMQVNKPVIIRSPLYPNPGRDLSHSTPPSAPDPPIKGPEDGMKSKSLREVRKAVGEGKVPIGGITSQLQEPLASTGHIKPPRTGTIKPQGVKVEEGKA from the exons ATGTCCGATCGTTTGGGGCAAATAACCAAGTCCAAGGATGGGAAAAGCAAGTACTCCTCACTCAGCCTGTTTGACAAGTACAAGGGAAAATCAATAGAAGCTCAGAAAAACTCAG CAGTTCCACGACATGGCTTGCAGAGTCTTGGCAAAGTGGCCGCAGCCCGGCGCATGCCCCCACCTGCTCACCTACCGAGCTTGAAGTCTGAAAACAAAGGAAACGATCCCAACGTGATTATTGTCCCGAAAGACGGTACAGGATGGGCAAACAAGCCGGAACAACCCGATCAAAAGAG ttctGTTGCATCAATACCTCAGCTGCCGGAGTCGCAGCTGCAGCTGGCTTCACAGAAGTCTGTCTCCAATCTTCAGAAGCCACCGCCAGTAGCCAACCAGGAG AACACAAACACAGGTGGACCAAAGCAATGGGCCCAGctaaatggaaaggcagtcgaGCAAGATG GTTCAAGGGCCTTAAACCGACTTCAGCCCTTCTCTCACGAGGAATTTCCCACGCTGAAGGCCGCTGGAGAACAGGACAAAGCTGGCAAGGAAAGAAGCGGCTACGATCCGTCGTATGGGCCCGGACCAAGCCTCCGCCCGCAGA ATGTGACCAGCTGGAGGGAGGGAGGCGGCAGGAACCTCCAGCCCTCATCCCTGACCCTCGGCCTGCCAGCAGCGGACCCCGAGGGCAAGCTCACTGCACTAGGGGAGACTGGCACCCCTCCCCCCATGTCCCACCCCTCTTCCGTCACCAGCACTGCCTCATCTAGCGTCGTCGTGACAGCGGCGGTAGTTGCCCAGCCGCCGAGTGTGGACACTAAGGAGCCCTCCCTGCGTCCCGCTCAGCCTCTCCGCAGAACAGCGGTCCCATCAGCCCTGCAGCATCAGCTCCACCACACTTCCAATGCAGTCTACCATGACATGTTGCCGGCTTTT ATGTGCTCCAAAGAGACCCGTGAAACTTCAGGTACAGACCACATCACCGCTACTGTAGCAGCACCAGCCCGATTTGACAGCAAACCTACTTTTAGACAGACTTACTCTAAACCTGAACTTGTCAA TGGTGACATTCGAAGAGAGAACCGATTTGTACGTGCGCCGCCTCGACTGTCATCCCAGCCCATCCGTCGGCCCGGCGACCGATCACAACGACCTGCCATCATTAACCCTGAGGATCTGAAGGATCTGGATGACCTGGACAATGACTGTGAGGATGGATGGGCTG GTCTCCATGAAGAAGTTGATTACAGTGAGAAGCTCAAGTTCAGTGATGATGAGGACGAGCACTCAGCCAGTGATAAAAACAAGATCTG GCCTGAGTGGGAAAGGGAGAATCGACGCGACTGCCCGTCATCCCTCAGCTCGGGTGAGTGCCCTGAAGAGAGTTATTCTTACCACCACCAGGAGCCTCCGAGGAAGACCAGCAGCAGATACCTCTCTGCAGACACCCAA TCAGTGAAAAACCACAGCGAGCCGGCGATTGACCCAGAAGACCACCAGCGGCAGTCTCAGCCCCCAGCAAGGGCAAAGTTTGCGTCGCCCGAGCTTTCTGAGGCCGTCGAGAGGGCCCGCAGGCGTCGCGAGGAGGAAGAGCGGCGTGCACGTGAGGAACGACTGGCGGCCTGTGCAGAGAAACTCAAAAAGCTGGATGAGAAATTCGGGAAGACTGACAGGCAAGCCTTAAGGACAGAGGAGGGCCTCAAAGATGGAGAGTGCAAAGAAGCACCCTTGTCTCCCAACAGAGATCATATTAAAGCGCACCATGACAACTGCCAGTATAATGCAAAAG ATGAGTGCTCCTCAGACAACTCCCCGAGCCCGAGTTTCCGTGAGGAGCTCAGTTTCCCCGCCTATCGCAGCAGTGAAGATGATGCCCAGGATCCCTCCTCCCCCTCTGGGGATTACGGCGGACGCCAACCTTCAAAGCCTGTTCCACCCCGCTTTCAAAAACAACCCCAACAGCACCAGCAGCAG GAGCAGGTCTACAAGATGCAGCATTGGCAGCAGCCTGGCCATCAAGCCTCATCTGGCTCGAACCACACACAACGAGGCTACTATCCACCGCATGTCCTAGGGTTTGATCCCCGCTGGATGATGATGCCGCCTTTCATGGACCCACGCGTCAGCCAAGGACGATCTCCCGTCGACTACTATCCTGGTCCTGTCCACTCTTCTG gaaTGATGAAACCCCTGATGCACCAAGACCGCCTGAACAGTCCCAGTTCTGATGAAGGTCACCCCAACCTGCACCAGGAGCGAAGGCCCCCTTCCACTGAGCCATATCCTGTCTGGAGCCAAGATGGCTACCCCATGCGCAGCTTCACTCCACCCTACCAGAGGCAGCATGAAAACCAGGACAACAGTCAGCTGGATGACAG AAGTGGTCTGTCCTCCTCCCAACAGGGCACCTATGAGGAGAGAGCCTGCGACGGCGGGACCCACGCTCAAGAGGACCACCTCCACCATCACTCCTTTCAGAGTCGAGCCTTGGATCGAGACCACCATAACCAGGGGCTGCTGACTGGCGCTCAAATTCACACCCAGCATCATGCTGATAAAGAATACCCAAAACAAGACTCCAGAGACCGCCATCTGAAGGATAGTCCTGACTCTAACAATGAGAGCTTTGATGCTTCTAAAGACAACTGGAAACGAGATGGAAGAATCAATGCTCAAAGCCAGTGGTCCGATTCCAATACAGTTCTCAGCCAGCCATCAGAGACCACGGGGCGCACTTTGACACGCAGAACTGGACCTATTAAGAAACCAGTTCTCAAGGCTCTAAAAGTGGAAGACAAGGAGAATGAGAAGCCTAAACCCGAGCCCGAAGAGAAGCCAGTTCCCTACCGTCTGGAGAAGGAAGTCCTGACCAATGTCTATGACTTAAAAAAGGATAACCAGCCTGTCAGCAATAGACACTCCGGGTCACCTGTGGTGGAGAAACAGCCTGAAGAGAGGCAGCGTCAGTCCCCAGCTCCCAGTAAAGTGGAGCGGCCTCCAGTAATAAACCAAAGTGAGGAATCCCCGAGAGAAAGCGTCTGGGACACCAACAAATTTCAGCCACAAAGAGATGTtcaggaaaacacagagcctcaGGCACCACGCCGCAACAACTGGATCTTCATCGATGAAGAACAGGCCTTTGGTGGGGTAAGGGGATCTGGAAGAGGCCGCAGTCGAGGTTTTCGGGATTACAATTCTCGGGGGGGAGGCCGTGGCGTCCGAGGCGCCTACAACAACAGTGCCGGTCAGGCTCAGCGTACAGGCAGAGGCCGAGCCCTCCCGAGAGAGTTGAAGGTGGAGGAGTTCCAGAGAGGCAAGCCACGGAGACGCAATGTCAGTGAGACCCTAAGTGAAACCTCAGAGTATGAGGAGCTACCTAAGAGACGGCGACAGAAAGGCTCTGAAAACGGAGAAGGCTACTCCGAATCTGTAGAGGCTCGCAAAGCTGATCAGGAGTCTTGGAGATCCAACAAGGTGTACACGGAAGACCAGGCTGCTGCTGATTTCAGAGAAAAGGCCAAGGTGAGCAGAGGCTTTGTAGGTCGCATGCTGCCTCCCAGACTGAACACTGGAAACTATACTAGAAGTTACGGAGCCTCTAGAGAGATGTCCACATGGAGGGGTCGTGGTCCTCAGTTTGGTAGCAGTGGTGGTTCCTTGCAAGAAAATGGTTATGCTCCAGGAGCTGACATGGGTTTCTCACGTAAACCCCCCGCTGAGCGTGAGTCTCTTAAGTACCATACGAAATTTACTGGCTCTTTTGTGGAAAATGGCTCAGAGGAACGTGAGGGGGAATACTACTTTGACCCTGACAACCCCGACAGGCAGGCGCTGAGGAGACGGCGCCCCCCGCGTCAAGACAAGCCCCCGCGCTTCCGCCGCCTGCAGCAAGAACGCGAGCCCGGTTCCAATCAGTGGACAAGTGACGAATACATAAATGGTGACTTGGCAAACCCCTGGCCATGTCGCCCCAAAGGCAGTGGGGAAGACAACTGGCCCAGCGGCCCCTACACTGGAGGACGCAGCGGCCAGCACCCGCAGACAGAGGAATGGGAGACTGCATCGGACAACAGTGACTTCAGCGACTGGAGAGAGAAGCGCGGAGGGAGCGGTGGCGCACCTACGCAGGGACATGCCGACGTTCTCTCTGATTCGTGCCATGGTGAAGTGGGCTCCATTGAGAAGAGGGAGCTTTCCAAGCGAAGCTTCTCGAGCCAGAGGCCACTGATTGAACGCCAGAACAGGAAAGGAGAGTCCTCACTGCTGGAGACAAGTAAGATGACACGGGCACCCGACAACCCACAATCTGCTCCCTCAAACAGGAATGACACCTGGCAGAATGGAGGGACCTCTTGTAAGAG TAGGAGCCCAGAGGAGTCGGGCCCCATCTACATTATTGATCAGTCGGAGGAGCGGGAGCGGAATGAATCCACAGGAAAGAACTTTGACAAGCCAGGACCCATTAAACCGGACATAGTGGAGCCACTTCCCCAGTATGAGCTCCGTGCCTACCCAA TTGAGGAAGACGCTGGTGGACCTGTTTCGAATCCAGACGCTTACCAGGACAcattgtccaaaaaacaaagacgTCCACAGGAAGACGATAGGAGGAGGAAGGATCAAGGAGTTGCT GTGCCAGTGAAGAACAGGTCAGTTGCATCCAAGATACCGCCACGCTTTGCCAAGAAGCAGGGAGGCATGAGCATTGAACAACCAGAGGATACTCTTTCCTCAAGTAATTTGGGAACAGAAATTTGGGAGACCAACAGCTCTG CTCTTTCAGTGCAGTCCTCAGGGGGAGACTCGTGGACTAAACAGATGTCTTATACTGGCAGCGAGCCCAACTCTGAG GACTCAGACGCAGGTCCAGAGCAGAGCAAAGAGCAGCACAAACCAGGACCCATTGGAAACGAGCGTTCCCTGAAGCACCGTAAGGGCTCCGAGGCGGTGGATCGCCTGGAAGGTGGCCCCATCACGCCTGTCAATGGCGTGGATCTCCATGTGGACACCGTGCTCCCCGTGCCCCCCATTGAGTTTGGCGTCAGCGCAAAGGATTCCGACTTTAGCCTGCCCCCAGGTTCCACCCCAGTGCCTGTGTCCAACCCTGTCAACAAGCTTCAGGACCCCCTCACCGTCAAT ACTATCCCCATGCTGCGCTCCAATCACCTGCAGCCCAGCATTAACCTCAACCCCCTCTCCTTTCCAAGTACTGACCTCACCCTCAAG ATGGAGTCTGCTCGTAAGGCATGGGAAAACTCCCAGTCCCTTCCTGAGCAGGGCTCTCCCAGTGGAGGGACCTCGGGAGTGCCGCCTACGTGCAGTGTGGGCTCATCAAGCGGCGTCAGCTACAGCACTTTTGGAGGGGTCTCCATGCCTCCCATGCCTGTGGCCTCCGTAGCACCTTCCATGTCCATGCAAG GTAATCATATTCCCCCATTGTATTTGGATGGTCACGTTTTTCCTAGCCAGCCTCGCTTGGTTCCACCCACGATGACTCAGCAGCAGACCTACCAACAA GCAGCAGCCCAGCAGATTCCCATCTCATTGCATACGTCTCTTCAGGCTCAGTTGGGTCTTCGAGGAGGTCTGCCTGTGTCTCAGTCCCAGGAGATGTTCAACTCTATTCCCCCCTATAG GTCGCAGGTTTACATGCACCCCAACCTGTCGCAACCCAGCCCCATGGTGCTGTCTGGCGGAGCTCCGCTGAAGGGGCCCTACTCGCCATTCCCCGGCATGCAGCCCTCAGACATGGTCAAGTCCTCGTCAGGCTCGCACTATCAGCCCATGAACGGCAGCCAGCAGCTAGTCTACGACAGCCAGCTGAACCAGGGGCCCAGCATCGGATCATCACAGCTGATGGACTCTCAACTCATCCag gtcaCCATGCCCTTGCCTGCCTCTCAGCTGCGCTATGGCTCCGCCCAGCAACACCTCATCCTCCCTCAGTCCATTCAGCTGCAGCAAAGCCAGAATCTGTCAGTGGGAGGGCCGCGGCGGATGATTCCTCCTGGCTCGCAACCCGTCATGCCTGGTAGCAGAGAG GGCTCCCAGTTGGAAATGAAGGGTTTTCAGTTCTCTGACAAGCCCAGTCACTCACCAGGGATGCCTGGGGGTTCTTACAG GCCTGGATCTGCTAGCCCAAGTGGAAAGCCCTCTGGCCCCGGAGGCCCGGTTGGACCATTGCCCCCCCATCATTATACACAACAG GTCTCACCAGCTCAGGGCGGCTTGGTGATGCACATGCGTCCCACCACCAGTGGCCCCTTCCCCAGCCCCATCCAGAGACCAGTCATGCAAGTCAACAAACCCGTCATCATCCGCTCCCCCCTTTACCCCAATCCCGGCCGAGACCTCTCCCACTCTACCCCTCCCTCGGCCCCCGATCCCCCCATCAAGGGGCCCGAGGATGGCATGAAG AGTAAAAGCCTTCGAGAGGTgcgcaaagctgtgggtgaggGCAAGGTGCCAATAGGGGGCATCACCAGCCAGCTCCAGGAGCCCCTCGCCTCCACTGGGCACATCAAACCGCCGCGCACAGGCACCATCAAACCCCAGGGGGTGAAAGTGGAAGAGGGCAAGGCGTAG